From Cellulomonas oligotrophica, a single genomic window includes:
- a CDS encoding SpoIIE family protein phosphatase has translation MAAAPPPEGGDGVGTPSPVVPGPRTTRPRDPRATPGDLDETARRTRHRLAVGAAGVGTFDWDLTTGALDWDDALLRVFGLTRAQFGGTIEAFDALVHPADRRRVQRALADAIAVCGEYAAEYRVLRPDGTTRWVQARGQALAGPAGTAERVIGAAYDTTRERAAHARIDRVLETMTSAFYLLDREWRFTYVNAEAERLLGRPRDELLGGVVWDLFPAANASAFDEHYRAAVATGEPHEFEAHYPAPLDGWYEVRAWPGPDGLSVYFHDVTARHRAQEAARAAEARGRLLRTASDDLASVLDVEEAVARLARHLVPTFGSACLVTLVDDHHRLRDIASWHVDPARRATVERYASTRLRGMSPTSYLHEALRSGTTVVVPEATERLAAVVSAEAGGLLRELGPRTACIAPLRARHATVGAVTLLLGGGDADLSEEDLATLEQLADRAGLALDNARMYGEQRAIAEQLQRALLASPADPLVAARYLPAARLAQVGGDWHDAFTTPAGERLLVIGDVMGHDTQAAAAMGQVRTLLRGIAHTTGAGPAEVLERLDAAMQDLHVGAVATALVLAVGAARPGADAGPAGAAPVGAGAGHPVRWASAGHLPALVVGPDGRARQLRATHGGIVLGLGSRSARQESHDVLADGSTLVLYTDGLVERRGTHLRDGIARLTHVVERTAAAVAPDDLEGFADAVLAGMAVDEPEDDVALVVTRLTPDPAG, from the coding sequence ATGGCGGCAGCACCACCGCCCGAGGGCGGCGACGGCGTCGGCACGCCCTCCCCCGTCGTCCCCGGGCCCCGCACGACGAGGCCTCGGGACCCCCGCGCGACCCCCGGTGACCTCGACGAGACCGCCCGCCGCACGCGGCACCGGCTGGCCGTCGGCGCGGCGGGCGTGGGCACCTTCGACTGGGACCTGACCACGGGCGCGCTCGACTGGGACGACGCCCTGCTGCGCGTGTTCGGGCTCACGCGTGCGCAGTTCGGCGGGACGATCGAGGCGTTCGACGCGTTGGTGCACCCGGCCGACCGCCGGCGCGTGCAACGGGCCCTGGCGGACGCGATCGCCGTCTGCGGCGAGTACGCGGCCGAGTACCGGGTGCTGCGGCCGGACGGCACGACCCGGTGGGTCCAGGCCCGCGGGCAGGCGCTGGCCGGACCGGCCGGCACCGCCGAGCGCGTCATCGGCGCCGCGTACGACACGACCCGCGAGCGCGCGGCCCACGCCCGCATCGACCGCGTGCTCGAGACGATGACGTCGGCGTTCTACCTGCTGGACCGGGAGTGGCGGTTCACGTACGTGAACGCCGAGGCCGAGCGGCTGCTGGGGCGTCCGCGCGACGAGCTGCTCGGCGGCGTCGTGTGGGACCTGTTCCCCGCCGCGAACGCGTCCGCGTTCGACGAGCACTACCGGGCGGCGGTCGCGACGGGCGAGCCGCACGAGTTCGAGGCGCACTACCCCGCGCCGCTGGACGGCTGGTACGAGGTCCGGGCCTGGCCCGGCCCCGACGGCCTGTCGGTGTACTTCCACGACGTCACCGCGCGGCACCGCGCGCAGGAGGCGGCGCGGGCAGCCGAGGCCCGCGGGCGCCTGCTGCGCACGGCGAGCGACGACCTCGCGTCGGTCCTCGACGTCGAGGAGGCCGTCGCGCGCCTCGCCCGTCACCTGGTGCCGACCTTCGGCAGCGCGTGCCTGGTCACGCTCGTGGACGACCACCACCGGCTGCGCGACATCGCGAGCTGGCACGTCGACCCCGCGCGGCGGGCCACGGTGGAGCGGTACGCCAGCACCCGGCTGCGCGGCATGTCGCCGACGTCGTACCTGCACGAGGCGCTGCGCTCGGGCACGACCGTGGTGGTGCCCGAGGCCACCGAGCGGCTGGCCGCCGTCGTCAGCGCCGAGGCGGGCGGGCTGCTGCGGGAGCTGGGGCCGCGGACCGCGTGCATCGCCCCGCTGCGGGCCCGGCACGCGACGGTCGGCGCGGTGACGCTGCTGCTGGGTGGGGGCGACGCCGACCTGTCCGAGGAGGACCTGGCCACGCTCGAGCAGCTGGCGGACCGTGCCGGCCTGGCCCTGGACAACGCCCGGATGTACGGCGAGCAGCGCGCGATCGCGGAGCAGCTGCAGCGCGCGCTGCTGGCCTCGCCGGCCGACCCCCTCGTGGCTGCGCGCTACCTGCCGGCGGCACGGCTGGCGCAGGTCGGCGGGGACTGGCACGACGCCTTCACCACCCCGGCGGGCGAGCGCCTGCTGGTCATCGGCGACGTCATGGGCCACGACACGCAGGCGGCGGCCGCCATGGGGCAGGTCCGCACGCTCCTGCGCGGCATCGCGCACACGACCGGCGCGGGCCCGGCGGAGGTGCTCGAACGTCTCGACGCCGCGATGCAGGACCTGCACGTGGGGGCGGTAGCGACGGCGCTGGTGCTCGCGGTGGGCGCTGCGCGGCCGGGTGCGGACGCCGGACCGGCGGGTGCAGCACCGGTCGGCGCCGGCGCGGGCCACCCGGTGCGCTGGGCGTCGGCGGGGCACCTGCCGGCCCTGGTGGTCGGGCCCGACGGGAGGGCCCGACAGCTGCGCGCCACGCACGGGGGCATCGTCCTGGGGCTCGGGTCGCGGTCGGCGCGGCAGGAGTCGCACGACGTCCTCGCCGACGGCTCGACCCTCGTCCTGTACACCGATGGCCTGGTCGAGCGGCGCGGCACGCACCTGCGCGACGGGATCGCCCGGCTGACGCACGTCGTGGAACGCACGGCCGCGGCGGTCGCGCCGGACGACCTCGAGGGGTTCGCCGACGCCGTGCTGGCGGGGATGGCCGTGGACGAGCCCGAGGACGACGTGGCGCTGGTGGTGACCCGGCTCACGCCCGACCCGGCCGGCTGA